One window of the Candidatus Methylomirabilota bacterium genome contains the following:
- the mreD gene encoding rod shape-determining protein MreD: MIWLAGGLLAVVILQAAVTPMMQIGGVRPDLFLLLLYLGSFRMTPVQACVGGFLLGLYQDALSGSPLGLNAFTLSLLGYLLVRVWEELEETRLIPHLLLIFLTGLCSGLITLGVLAFFGMGMDLGQALLWIILPQTAYTTAVGGILLFGTRLGRVLEVRL, translated from the coding sequence GTGATCTGGCTTGCCGGCGGACTCCTTGCGGTTGTCATTCTGCAGGCGGCCGTCACCCCGATGATGCAGATCGGCGGGGTCCGACCAGATCTCTTCCTCCTCCTCCTGTACCTCGGGAGCTTTAGGATGACTCCCGTCCAGGCCTGCGTGGGAGGGTTCTTGCTGGGCCTCTACCAAGATGCCCTCTCCGGCTCCCCCCTGGGACTGAACGCCTTCACTTTGAGCCTCTTGGGCTACCTGCTGGTTCGGGTGTGGGAGGAACTTGAGGAGACCCGTCTCATCCCTCACCTGCTGCTCATCTTTCTCACCGGGCTCTGTTCGGGCCTCATCACGTTAGGGGTCCTGGCCTTTTTCGGAATGGGGATGGATCTAGGCCAGGCTCTCCTCTGGATTATCCTGCCTCAGACGGCCTATACCACAGCGGTCGGAGGGATTCTGCTGTTCGGCACCAGGCTGGGCCGGGTGCTGGAGGTCAGGCTGTGA